A DNA window from Hydractinia symbiolongicarpus strain clone_291-10 chromosome 6, HSymV2.1, whole genome shotgun sequence contains the following coding sequences:
- the LOC130647345 gene encoding germ cell nuclear acidic protein-like isoform X1, whose product MKFAVILATLFVVSLGAPLYEDEYNTDRLAQDAIDGDNTAVKSDTHNDLAARESDQFNNGWGDAYGVTDETQKDKAFVTDEQNKSDDVKDASEDESHVVDDASEDESDDVDDASEDESDDVDDASEDGSDDVNDASEDESDDVDDTSENESDDVDDAPVDESDDAENGPVDESDDAENGPSPTM is encoded by the exons ATGAAATTCGCTGTGATTTTAGCAACCTTATTTGTTGTCAGTCTCGGAGCGCCGCTCTATGAAG ATGAATATAATACTGACAGACTTGCTCAAGATGCGATTG ATGGTGACAACACAGCTGTTAAATCTGATACACATAATGATTTAGCAGCACGTGAGTCAGATCAGTTCAACAATGGGTGGGGTGACGCATATGGTGTGACCGACGAAACGCAAAAAGATAAGGCATTCGTCACTGACGAACAGAACAAGTCCGACGATGTTAAAGACGCGTCAGAAGATGAGTCCCACGTTGTGGACGACGCGTCAGAAGATGAGTCCGACGATGTAGACGACGCGTCAGAAGATGAGTCCGACGATGTAGACGACGCGTCAGAAGATGGATCCGACGATGTAAACGACGCGTCAGAAGACGAATCCGACGATGTTGATGACACGTCAGAAAATGAATCCGACGATGTTGATGACGCGCCAGTAGATGAGTCCGACGATGCCGAAAACGGGCCAGTAGATGAGTCCGACGATGCAgaaaacgggccgagtccgacgATGTAG
- the LOC130647345 gene encoding germ cell nuclear acidic protein-like isoform X2 yields the protein MKFAVILATLFVVSLGAPLYEDEYNTDRLAQDAIAARESDQFNNGWGDAYGVTDETQKDKAFVTDEQNKSDDVKDASEDESHVVDDASEDESDDVDDASEDESDDVDDASEDGSDDVNDASEDESDDVDDTSENESDDVDDAPVDESDDAENGPVDESDDAENGPSPTM from the exons ATGAAATTCGCTGTGATTTTAGCAACCTTATTTGTTGTCAGTCTCGGAGCGCCGCTCTATGAAG ATGAATATAATACTGACAGACTTGCTCAAGATGCGATTG CAGCACGTGAGTCAGATCAGTTCAACAATGGGTGGGGTGACGCATATGGTGTGACCGACGAAACGCAAAAAGATAAGGCATTCGTCACTGACGAACAGAACAAGTCCGACGATGTTAAAGACGCGTCAGAAGATGAGTCCCACGTTGTGGACGACGCGTCAGAAGATGAGTCCGACGATGTAGACGACGCGTCAGAAGATGAGTCCGACGATGTAGACGACGCGTCAGAAGATGGATCCGACGATGTAAACGACGCGTCAGAAGACGAATCCGACGATGTTGATGACACGTCAGAAAATGAATCCGACGATGTTGATGACGCGCCAGTAGATGAGTCCGACGATGCCGAAAACGGGCCAGTAGATGAGTCCGACGATGCAgaaaacgggccgagtccgacgATGTAG
- the LOC130647345 gene encoding germ cell nuclear acidic protein-like isoform X3, translated as MKFAVILATLFVVSLGAPLYEDEYNTDRLAQDAIARESDQFNNGWGDAYGVTDETQKDKAFVTDEQNKSDDVKDASEDESHVVDDASEDESDDVDDASEDESDDVDDASEDGSDDVNDASEDESDDVDDTSENESDDVDDAPVDESDDAENGPVDESDDAENGPSPTM; from the exons ATGAAATTCGCTGTGATTTTAGCAACCTTATTTGTTGTCAGTCTCGGAGCGCCGCTCTATGAAG ATGAATATAATACTGACAGACTTGCTCAAGATGCGATTG CACGTGAGTCAGATCAGTTCAACAATGGGTGGGGTGACGCATATGGTGTGACCGACGAAACGCAAAAAGATAAGGCATTCGTCACTGACGAACAGAACAAGTCCGACGATGTTAAAGACGCGTCAGAAGATGAGTCCCACGTTGTGGACGACGCGTCAGAAGATGAGTCCGACGATGTAGACGACGCGTCAGAAGATGAGTCCGACGATGTAGACGACGCGTCAGAAGATGGATCCGACGATGTAAACGACGCGTCAGAAGACGAATCCGACGATGTTGATGACACGTCAGAAAATGAATCCGACGATGTTGATGACGCGCCAGTAGATGAGTCCGACGATGCCGAAAACGGGCCAGTAGATGAGTCCGACGATGCAgaaaacgggccgagtccgacgATGTAG
- the LOC130648048 gene encoding coiled-coil domain-containing protein 1-like — protein sequence MKMEKYHLKKQGFSLEMIQIRKALLQAYEVGRFYKAHKEKKDLAMKFAVILATLVVVSLGTPIYEDEYNADRLAKDAIDADNAAVESDTHKSIDLAARESDHLNNGWGDAFSFSKDSEKDNSQEDASSVNDAENTSDNVEYDLEVQEDMLDDVDDVLEENTEDLEKSEDDVVNLEDSSEDVSDDLDDASENVSDDLDKASENVSNDIEDASEDEFDDAEDVSEDSGYITIRRRVGR from the exons ATGAAAATGGAGAAATATCATTTAAAGAAACAAGGATTTTCCCTTGAGATGA TTCAAATCAGAAAAGCTCTATTACAAGCTTATGAGGTTGGACGTTTCTATAAAGCACACAAGGAAAAGAAAGATTTGGCTATGAAATTCGCTGTGATTTTAGCAACTTTAGTTGTTGTCAGTCTTGGAACGCCGATCTATGAAG ATGAATATAATGCTGACAGACTTGCTAAAGATGCGATTG ATGCTGACAACGCAGCTGTTGAATCTGACACACATAAATCAATTGATTTAGCAGCACGTGAGTCAGATCACTTAAACAATGGGTGGGGTGACGCATTTAGTTTTTCCAAAGACTCTGAAAAAGACAACTCGCAAGAAGATGCATCATCCGTCAATGATGCAGAAAATACAAGTGATAATGTTGAATACGACCTTGAGGTACAAGAAGATATGTTGGACGACGTAGACGACGTGTTAGAAGAAAACACCGAAGATTTAGAAAAGTCAGAAGATGACGTGGTCAATTTAGAAGACTCATCAGAAGATGTGTCGGACGACCTAGACGACGCTTCAGAAAATGTGTCAGACGACCTAGACAAAGCGTCAGAAAACGTCTCCAACGATATAGAAGATGCATCAGAAGATGAGTTTGACGATGCAGAAGACGTGTCTGAAGATTCGGGTTACATTACAATAAGAAGGCGTGTAGGAAGATAA
- the LOC130648049 gene encoding germ cell nuclear acidic protein-like codes for MLKTHDASEDEFDNVDDVSDDEYDDVDVASEDESDDVKNVPEDESYDVDHASEHESNDVEDASENESNDVDDASENESDDVDDAQKDESDDVEEASEHESDHIEEVSEDVSDDGEYGPEDESND; via the exons ATGTTGAAGACAC ACGACGCGTCAGAGGATGAGTTCGACAATGTAGACGACGTGTCAGATGATGAGTATGACGATGTAGACGTCGCGTCAGAAGATGAGTCCGACGATGTTAAAAACGTGCCAGAAGATGAGTCCTACGATGTAGACCACGCGTCAGAACATGAATCCAACGATGTGGAAGACGCTTCAGAAAATGAGTCCAACGATGTTGATGACGCTTCAGAAAATGAGTCCGATGATGTTGATGACGCGCAAAAAGATGAATCCGACGATGTAGAAGAGGCGTCAGAACATGAATCCGACCATATTGAAGAGGTGTCAGAAGATGTGTCCGATGATGGAGAATACGGGCCAGAAGATGAGTCCAACGATTGA